Sequence from the bacterium genome:
GCCCAAAAAAACCGTTTTTGAAAACGTTGCCTATGCCTTGGAAGTGGTCGGCGCCCAGGATTCCCAGATAAAAAACGAGGTGCCTAAAGCCCTAAAAATAGTCGGTTTGGAAGACAGGGCCGGACATTTCCCGTTTGAGCTTTCCGGCGGAGAAAAGCAAAGAGTGGCTATCGCCAGAGCCCTGATTCATCGGCCAGATTTAATTATTGCCGACGAGCCGACCGGCAACCTTGACCCTTATCATACCTGGGATATTATCAAATTATTGCTCAAGATTAATGAGCTTGGGGAGACGGTGATTTTGGCCACTCACGACCAGGATATCGTTAATAATCTTGAAAAGAGAGTCATTAGTTTGGAAAGAGGCAAGCTGATTAAAGATGACAAAGTCGGAAAATATATCATTTAAACATGTTGATTTCTTTTAAGAGAGTGTTAATAAACGGCTGGCTGAGTTTTAAAAGGAGCCAGGGCTTGTCGACAATTACGATCTTTGTCATGTTTTTGACGATTTCCATACTGACGTCGATTTTCATTTTCAAGGGAGTGACGGATTTCCTGTTGATGTCTTTGGAGAAAAAGATGGATATTTCCGTTTATTTTAAAGAAGGAGTGCCTGAAGAAGAGATTTTCAAGACCAAGGATTTGCTGCTGGAAATCCAGGGAGTGAGGAAGGTAACCTATGTTTCTCCGGCAGAGGCTCTGGAAAAATTCAAAGAAAGGCACCAGTACGACGACATTATCACCCAGGCGCTGGAAGAAGTCGGCGACAATCCCTTTTTAGCTTCTTTGAACATCAGCGCCTCGGAAGCCTTGGATTACGAGAAAGTCAGTCAGTTCCTGGGCGAGAGTCGTTTTGAGAGCTTGGTCAACAAAATCGATTTTTACCAGAGAAAGCCGGTGATCGAAAAGTTTTATTCCCTGAAAGCTAGTTTTGAGAGAACGGGTTTGATATTAGCCCTCATTCTGGCTTTGGTTGCTTTTTCGATTACTTTTGTTACCATTCGCCTTGCGATT
This genomic interval carries:
- a CDS encoding ATP-binding cassette domain-containing protein, giving the protein MVKFQGVTKTYPANNLHSKPTEALKDISFEIKEKEFVLIAGRSGAGKTTLVKLLIGEERPTSGRIFFSFKDDRDIIRNLEVNKVKKKDLPGVRRHIGVVFQDYKLLPKKTVFENVAYALEVVGAQDSQIKNEVPKALKIVGLEDRAGHFPFELSGGEKQRVAIARALIHRPDLIIADEPTGNLDPYHTWDIIKLLLKINELGETVILATHDQDIVNNLEKRVISLERGKLIKDDKVGKYII
- a CDS encoding permease-like cell division protein FtsX, with translation MLISFKRVLINGWLSFKRSQGLSTITIFVMFLTISILTSIFIFKGVTDFLLMSLEKKMDISVYFKEGVPEEEIFKTKDLLLEIQGVRKVTYVSPAEALEKFKERHQYDDIITQALEEVGDNPFLASLNISASEALDYEKVSQFLGESRFESLVNKIDFYQRKPVIEKFYSLKASFERTGLILALILALVAFSITFVTIRLAIYNSSEEIGIMRLVGASNWFISGQFVVQGIICGILAVTATLIVFPALSYFLAPKIFSLTGGFNLFNYFLENFFLIFGFQVLTGMVLGTVSSLVAVRKYLEK